In Alkalihalobacterium alkalinitrilicum, a genomic segment contains:
- a CDS encoding DnaD domain protein: MNSEQDSKIELMWGNEILDDGFSILPNMLIRYARKLGLTYGEIHLINVISTYKHDNRDPYPSQEAIAEHMDITTRQVRKMIESIEEKGLVMVGQRTAEGKFKSNVYNFQPLIEKCLELQKKNRKDNEENEEIRWKKKENTVGTKPSYGQKVPSEPFGSEPSERFGSLPSEQKVPTKITKEKNNIKDKEEEVEGKENPNPFQFYEQNGFGMLGSYLVEKINYWLDCDFFDEPEAMVVEAMKISIENNVKSWKYAETILNDWSSKRVRNVNDVKAFIARHKEHKSRKNPAYNYKSKPQQRKEKLPRWMTDPKQASSDNQTNSEELQRQKEKYEENLRLLKERKEQRKLSSGT, encoded by the coding sequence TTGAATAGTGAACAGGATTCCAAAATCGAATTGATGTGGGGTAATGAAATTTTAGACGATGGTTTTTCTATATTACCTAACATGTTAATCAGATATGCAAGAAAGCTAGGGCTTACTTATGGAGAAATACATCTAATTAATGTTATTTCAACCTATAAACATGACAATAGAGACCCGTATCCAAGCCAAGAAGCAATTGCTGAACATATGGATATTACGACAAGGCAAGTAAGGAAAATGATTGAGTCGATTGAAGAGAAAGGCCTTGTTATGGTAGGGCAGCGTACCGCAGAAGGTAAATTCAAAAGTAATGTATATAATTTTCAACCACTTATCGAAAAGTGTCTTGAATTACAAAAGAAAAATCGAAAAGATAATGAGGAAAACGAAGAAATTCGTTGGAAGAAAAAAGAAAATACCGTAGGAACAAAACCTTCCTACGGTCAAAAAGTACCGTCGGAACCTTTTGGGTCAGAACCGTCGGAACGTTTTGGGTCGTTACCGTCGGAACAAAAGGTTCCTACTAAAATAACAAAAGAAAAGAACAATATAAAAGATAAAGAAGAAGAAGTTGAAGGGAAGGAAAATCCTAACCCATTTCAATTCTATGAACAAAATGGCTTCGGTATGCTAGGAAGTTATCTAGTTGAAAAAATAAATTATTGGTTAGACTGTGATTTCTTTGATGAACCAGAAGCAATGGTTGTTGAAGCTATGAAAATATCAATTGAAAATAACGTTAAGAGTTGGAAGTATGCTGAAACGATCTTAAATGATTGGTCATCAAAGAGAGTTAGAAACGTAAACGATGTAAAAGCGTTCATTGCTAGACATAAAGAACATAAGTCTCGTAAAAATCCAGCTTATAACTACAAATCTAAACCTCAGCAAAGAAAAGAGAAATTACCAAGGTGGATGACAGATCCTAAACAGGCATCAAGTGATAATCAAACGAACAGTGAAGAGCTGCAGCGTCAAAAGGAAAAGTATGAAGAGAATTTGAGGTTATTAAAGGAACGGAAAGAACAAAGAAAATTATCAAGCGGTACTTAG
- a CDS encoding ORF6N domain-containing protein, which produces MSQLTIIEQNDQRVLTTQQLAEVYGSDTERIVKNFNRNKERYTNGKHFIFLEGDSLKEFRAKGQIDLSPNINRLYLWTEKGAWLHAKSLNTDEAWDAYEMLVDDYYHQKQSQIDVQQLSPELQMFKTIFDTVAQKQIEDTKRDEKLQKLENGMNTIKETFTKKDDDWRKSVNSMLNSAAKRTGGNYKDLRVESYSILEERAKCNLTIRVNNLKQRLEETGATKTKINNTTKMDVIEQDQRLKEIYTTIVKELSIGTLI; this is translated from the coding sequence ATGAGCCAATTAACAATAATTGAACAAAATGATCAAAGAGTGCTTACAACTCAACAATTAGCTGAAGTTTATGGAAGTGATACAGAAAGAATTGTGAAAAATTTTAACCGTAATAAAGAGCGGTATACGAATGGCAAGCATTTCATATTCCTTGAAGGCGATAGCTTAAAAGAGTTTAGAGCAAAAGGACAAATTGACCTTTCGCCAAATATCAACCGTTTGTACTTATGGACTGAAAAAGGAGCATGGCTCCATGCGAAATCATTGAATACAGATGAAGCTTGGGATGCTTATGAAATGTTAGTCGATGATTATTACCATCAGAAACAGAGTCAGATCGATGTACAACAACTTAGTCCAGAACTGCAAATGTTTAAGACGATATTTGATACTGTGGCCCAAAAGCAAATAGAAGATACTAAGCGAGATGAAAAGCTTCAGAAATTAGAAAATGGAATGAATACCATCAAAGAAACGTTCACAAAGAAAGATGACGACTGGCGAAAGTCGGTTAACTCCATGTTAAATAGTGCTGCTAAGCGAACTGGTGGAAATTATAAAGATTTACGTGTCGAGAGTTACAGCATTTTAGAAGAACGAGCAAAGTGTAACCTTACAATTCGTGTAAACAATCTTAAACAACGTCTAGAAGAAACAGGAGCTACCAAAACAAAAATTAATAACACCACCAAAATGGACGTTATCGAACAGGACCAACGTTTAAAAGAGATTTATACAACCATCGTCAAAGAGTTGTCGATTGGAACATTAATTTAA
- a CDS encoding Fur-regulated basic protein FbpA, producing MNNQTGLLRRAVEAKKQELIAQLISTGVTKMSDGRQLYELTLTELQDEFRKVRR from the coding sequence ATGAACAACCAAACTGGTTTGTTACGAAGGGCAGTTGAAGCTAAAAAACAGGAGTTAATTGCCCAATTAATAAGCACTGGAGTAACTAAAATGTCTGATGGACGTCAATTGTATGAACTTACTTTAACTGAGCTTCAGGATGAATTCAGGAAGGTGAGAAGATGA
- a CDS encoding zinc-finger domain-containing protein, with amino-acid sequence MDRKEMLLQIDSLLEGHCRNCHVYSELRNKTDEKKAYRFCIDRCWVQKEMQRIANLSNEGEKKFSPGETFYLVNHIEILGMERGLPQVAKQLNRKVEDIEWKYFELQEKTRHMAV; translated from the coding sequence GTGGATAGAAAGGAAATGTTACTTCAAATTGATAGTTTGCTTGAGGGGCATTGTCGCAATTGTCATGTGTATTCGGAATTACGTAATAAAACAGATGAGAAAAAAGCATACCGATTTTGTATTGATCGGTGCTGGGTCCAGAAGGAAATGCAACGTATTGCCAACCTTAGCAATGAAGGTGAAAAGAAGTTTAGCCCTGGAGAAACCTTTTACTTGGTCAATCATATAGAAATATTAGGTATGGAAAGAGGACTTCCACAAGTAGCAAAGCAGCTTAATCGAAAAGTAGAAGACATTGAGTGGAAGTACTTCGAATTACAAGAAAAAACTCGCCACATGGCCGTGTGA
- a CDS encoding DUF6906 family protein, with the protein MIYKIPIPQCYIWMSEGYSNRGILFKRYVEGYIAKSFPDMRLIRISGMTAICERSVPIMKQGKRPTKKQKIAIEERGLKASDWLITKSLTKRLHIIHKSTGEEKELAI; encoded by the coding sequence ATGATTTATAAAATACCCATCCCACAATGCTACATATGGATGTCTGAAGGCTATTCCAACCGCGGTATCTTATTTAAGCGGTATGTAGAGGGATATATTGCAAAATCATTCCCTGATATGCGTCTCATTCGTATTTCAGGGATGACAGCGATATGTGAAAGGAGCGTACCGATTATGAAACAAGGAAAACGTCCAACCAAGAAACAAAAGATTGCGATAGAGGAAAGAGGCTTAAAAGCCTCAGATTGGCTCATAACAAAGAGCTTAACTAAAAGGTTACACATTATCCATAAGTCCACTGGAGAAGAAAAGGAATTAGCCATATAA
- a CDS encoding host-nuclease inhibitor Gam family protein, protein MNQLQLTQMEELESIDYQNEEQLIEAKERFKINDLGGLNWAFRMLSALEAKKKEVNKLALEEMERIQAWEDKELRSIKGNYDFFAALVHEYHKKQLEADPKAKTLATPYGKSKTRCSKEAPEKVSEDKVLEHIKAAGMDEYIKESVKWGDFKKGLKIVEVDNKKVVIDENGQVIDGVDIKPESVTYSLEVK, encoded by the coding sequence ATGAACCAATTACAACTTACGCAAATGGAAGAGTTAGAGTCCATCGATTACCAGAATGAAGAGCAGTTAATCGAGGCGAAGGAACGTTTCAAGATTAATGATTTAGGTGGATTAAATTGGGCATTTCGTATGTTGTCTGCCTTAGAAGCTAAGAAAAAAGAGGTGAACAAGCTTGCTTTAGAAGAAATGGAACGTATTCAAGCTTGGGAAGATAAAGAATTGAGGTCCATAAAAGGTAATTATGATTTTTTTGCAGCACTCGTTCATGAATACCATAAAAAACAATTAGAAGCTGATCCGAAGGCGAAGACACTGGCGACTCCTTATGGAAAATCTAAAACAAGATGCTCAAAAGAGGCACCTGAAAAAGTAAGCGAGGACAAGGTACTAGAACATATTAAAGCTGCTGGAATGGATGAATACATTAAAGAGTCGGTGAAGTGGGGCGATTTCAAGAAAGGTCTTAAGATCGTCGAAGTAGACAATAAAAAAGTGGTCATCGATGAGAATGGGCAAGTGATAGATGGTGTTGATATTAAGCCTGAGTCCGTCACATATAGCTTGGAGGTCAAGTAA
- a CDS encoding dUTP diphosphatase, with translation MNIEKLFDMQYELDKHIEKEHPTQPDEDRTEKRILALQVELGELANEHRGFKFWSHDQDPRTKVVKWEDAYTKDNQIVVKKYTNPLLEEYVDCLHFILSIGLDMKYYHYIFDLEPIKAENITKQFSFTITKAGTLLIINKLPNYITLLENFIGLGEMLEFTWEQIEQSYIEKNTENHTRQERGY, from the coding sequence ATGAACATCGAAAAACTATTCGATATGCAATATGAACTCGATAAACATATTGAAAAAGAACATCCTACACAACCAGATGAAGATCGAACAGAAAAGAGAATACTTGCATTACAAGTGGAATTAGGAGAGCTTGCTAATGAACATCGTGGGTTTAAGTTTTGGAGTCATGATCAAGATCCGAGGACGAAGGTTGTTAAGTGGGAGGATGCTTATACTAAGGACAACCAAATTGTAGTGAAGAAGTATACTAACCCACTACTTGAGGAGTATGTGGATTGCTTGCATTTCATCTTATCGATCGGCTTAGATATGAAATATTACCATTACATCTTCGATTTAGAACCGATTAAAGCAGAAAACATTACTAAACAATTTTCTTTTACGATTACAAAAGCTGGAACGCTATTAATTATTAATAAACTACCAAACTATATTACATTATTAGAAAACTTCATAGGACTTGGTGAAATGCTAGAGTTTACTTGGGAACAGATCGAACAAAGTTATATTGAAAAAAATACTGAAAATCATACACGTCAGGAAAGAGGTTATTAA